One Candidatus Symbiobacter mobilis CR genomic window, TCGCCGGGCCGCCATGGGGCGATTTCGCAAGCGTTGAACGACTTTTCCTCGCGGATTGCGCGGCACGTCGTCGAAGAATGTTGCAAGGGCAAACTGCTCTACGCAGGGGGCGACGACGTGCTCGCACTGGTGGCGGTCGATGATCTGTTTGATGCGATGCAATTGCTGCGTCTGGCGTACAGCGGGCTGGCTCCCGATCCAGCGATGCAGCTTGATGCTTTTGTCGGCGGATTGGATGGGTTGAAGGGAACCAAGCCTTCCAAGCCCTCCAAGCCATTCCTGCTGAGCAAAGGCTGGGGCTATCTCGATGGCAGGCTGATGACGTTGATGGGCGCCAAAGCCACTGCGTCGATGGGTGCCGTCGTCGCGCACCACACCGCGCCGATGGGCATGGTGCTGCGGGAACTGCGGGCGGCGGAAAAGCAGGCGAAGAACACGCGCAGGCCGGTTCCCGCCGACCTGAACGCTGGAGGTGAAGGGAACCAACGCAATGGCAAACCCAAGGAATACGACCGCGACGCCTTTTGCCTGAAAGTGCTCAAACGCGGGGGCGGTGCCGTCACAGTAACCAGCCCCTGGTGGGCAGGCAAGCCGGGGGAACCGGACTTGGCCCGCAGCGCGTTGGCGTTGATGAAGCAATTGGCCCAAGAGCTGGCGCTGACCGATTTTTCCCGTGGGGCGATTTACCGTGCGCAACTGTGGTTTGCCGGATTGACCGACGACGAAGGCGACCGCGATAACGAACTGTGGCGCGAACGCATTGCGTGCTCCCTGTCTGCCCAATTCCAGCGACAAAAGGGCACGCCGGAAGTGGCGCGGAACGTGGTGGACTTTGTTTGCGACGCAATGCGCCCCCGGCACCCCCGCACCGCCATCGAAAACTTTCTTGCCACCAGCGAATTCTTTGCCCGCGAAGCCCGCGCCATCAAGCAGGGCATCCGTTCCAGCGCCACCCAGGAGTCCCGTTCATGAACGCCATTCCCGTTTTCATCCAACCCACCGACACCCTGTTTCTGCGTGGCAACTCCGCATTCGGTGGGGCTGGCGAACATGGCGTAGGCAGCCTGTTGCCGCAGCCTTCCGTACTGGCCGGGGCCTTGCGCAGCGCACTGCTTGCGCAACACCCCACAGAGCTTGCGCGCTTTGGCGCAAAGGGCTGCAATGAAGACCCGGCCCTGCAAGCCTGCCTGGGAACGCCCCAACAACCCGGCGCTTTTTCCCTGTGCGCCGTGGCGCTGGCCCAGTACCACGGCAACGCGGCAACGCCCATGGCGTACCTGCCCTTGCCTGCCGATTTGGTGGAAGTCGATGGGCAGCTCGTACCCCTGCACCCCCAGCCGTGCCCGGAAGGAATCTGCCGCAGCGGGCCATTGCCCATGCAAGCCATGCTGCGCAGCGCAAGCCAGGCCAAGCCCGAAGGCGGCGTGTGGCTGAACTGGGCGGGCTGGTTGGCATACCTGCAAGGCCAGTTGCCCACGATCGATCAAACCGTGAAAACGTCGCACCTGGCCAAACCGGACCCCAGGCTTGGCATCGGCATGGACTCCACCACCCGCACCACGCAACAAGGGTTGATCTACACCACCGAGGGCTTTGCCTTTCGCCCTGCGGAACTTGGCCTGGCAAGCGGGAGTGGCGTAGGCGGGAGCGGCAAAGAGAGCAATGGCGAAACAGAACCACCCCCTGCAGGCGCAACAGGCTACCTTGCGGCAGTGGAAGGCATCGGTTCCCTGTTGCCAGCACAAGGGCTGTTGCGGCTGGGGGGCGATGGCCGCAGCGCACGGTGGCAACGTCTGGACGTTGCCGCATGGCGCGTGCCCACGCCACCGCCCGCAAAACGGTTCCGGCTCGTACTGCATACCCCCGGCTGGTTCAGCGGCGGCTGGCTGCCCGAAGGGGTGCAACGCAATGCAGCAGGCGACTACATCCTGCAAGGGAAAGGGTTTTCCGCAAGGCTGGTTTGCGCGGCGGCAGGGCGGCGCGAATGCATCAGCGGATGGGATTTGTACGAGTGGAAGCCCAAGTCCGCGCACATGGTCGTTGGCGCAGGGTCGGTCTACTGGTTTGACGACTTCGACGGAGACTGGGACAAGCTTGCCGAATGGGTCGAAGCAGGACTATGGCCCCAGAATCTTTCGACCGAACAAGCCCAGCGCCGCGCCGAAGGCTACAACCGTGCGTGGCTTGCGGCATGGCCACAAGATTGATCGTCCCCTCCCCCCCATTCACCGGAGAAAAAAACCATGTTCACTGCAACCCGTCTTGCTTTTTACGCCGCAGTCAGCCCCGTCCACATGGGCGCGGGCAGCGCCATTGGCGCGATTGACAGCCCCATCCAGCGCGAAGTGCATACCCAGCACCCCAGCTTTGCCGGGTCCGGGCTGAAAGGCGCGCTGCGCCACCACTTTGCCAACCAATGGCCACGCGAAGGGGACAAGCCCAACGGGCTGATCGCCCGCATCTTCGGGCCGGACACCAATGCTTCAGACTACGCCGGAGCACTGTCGCTGACCGACGCGCAACTTGTTGCGCTGCCGGTTCGATCGCTGCGCAACGGCTTTGCCTACGTCACCAGCCCCCTGGCGCTGGCCCGATTGCGCAGGTTGGCGCTGCAAGCGGGGGTGGAATGCGGCTGGGAAGTACCCACCGTACCCCAAGCCGGGCAAGCGTTGTTGAGCGGAGCAGGATTGGCGGACAAAGACCAGCTTGTGCTCGAAGCGTTTGAATTCCGGCCCGCAAAGGTCGAACCCCTCCTTGCCAACATCGCCCAGTGGATTGCCAAGCACGCGCTGGCTGGAGCCGGGAACCAGTACTTTCAGCAAAAGTTTTGCGAAGACCTGGTTTTGTTGCATGACACGGACTTCAGCCACTTTGCCCGCCATGGCATGGTGGTGGAACCGCACGTTCGCATCAATGACCAAACCGGCACAGCAGACGGCGGCGGCTTGTTCTACGTCGAAAACCTGCCCCCCGAATCGCTGCTGGTCGGGCTGGTGCAAGCCAGCGACGAACACCGCGCCAAGCCCAAAGCGGGGGAAGACGGCGCAGCAGCATTGCCCAGGCTAGGCGCTTTGGACATCCTGACAGCCGTGCTGAACGGCACCACGGAACAACCCGGAATCCATGGCAAGGTGCTACAGATAGGCGGGGACGCCACGACCGGCCGGGGGTTGGTATTGGTGCAATGCGCACCACAAGAACCAAACCAACCAAAAGCTTGATGGAGGCCACGATGAACCAACATGCAAACCAACCACGCGCCAAACTGACCACCAACAAAAACCCGCAAGATGGAAACAAGGCCAGCACGTTGAACCCACAACGCACGGAATCACGCACGGCATCGGAACCCTACCCCGGCAAGAGAAGGCATTCCACAGAACCCTCCCCCACCGGGGGAGGGCAGGGTGAGGGCACACCCCAAACCCTGGACCAACAACGCGCCAAACTGGCGTGGGGTTATGCGCAAGAGGGAATCAAGCAATACGGCTCAGATTACAAAAACCTAGCCAAAGGCGCGCCCGCGCTCATCATGGGCAGTGGATTGATGCCAACGATGGCGTTTTACGAGGGGAAAAAAAGCGATCCTGCAAAAGCACTATTGCGTCACCTAATTTGTGGTTTGCATGAACGAATTCCCACCATAAATCACCAGGAAAAAGATTTCCCTTCATTCATGAAATACTTACAAAATTCACTTTCACAAGACTATTTGCGCGCCACCGACGAAGCCTTGGAATTGCTGAAATGGATTCGGCAATTCGTCGATGCATTGGGAGGAGATAGCAATGCCTGAAAACATCGTATGGGTACCAGATCGCATCAAACCAATTTTGTATGCAAATGCTAAAAATATCCCGCCTGGACACTTTTTTTTGATTTACCAAAATGACGTTTGTAATCCCAAAGAAAAAAAACACTTCCTAGAAAAAAGCTGCCCCCTCCCCCCATCCAGCGTAAAAACCGTCGAAGCCCTGATCCAACGCCAAACCGCGCTGGTAGCCACGTATGGCGCAAACGGCCTGCACTGGCACACCACCAGCACCGCGCCATTTGCCACAGGGTTGGGTAACGAGCACCCCATCGAAAACGGCTTTGCCTTCCTCACCCCCTACGGCTTGCCGTATCTGGCAGGCAGCGGGTTCAAAGGCATTCTTCGCCGTGCTGCGGAAGAACTGGCGCTGGACAACGACACCCAAAACGACGATGGCTGGACGTGGGTCGATATCTGGTGGCTGTTTGGCTTTGAAGGGGCAGTCAACAAGGGCAGCCAGTGGGACAGCGATAGCGACTTGGGCCACGCATTCGAGCGCGATAGCTACAAGCTGGCAGCCAACGCCAATTTGCATGAGTTGTTGCAACGGCTTGCCAACATCGACAAATCGATGGCCCGTTATGCCGATTCCAGCGACCGCACTGCTGCGGCCCAAGGCTTTCTGCAAGCCTGCCTGGCCGGTTCCACCCTACGCGGTGGACTGCAATGGCGTGGCGCGGTGGACTGCTGGGATGTCTACCCCCAACCCCAAGGCAACCGCATGGTGGTGGAAATCATGACCCCGCACCATGGGCCGTATTACCGAGGAGACAGCAACCCCCACGACAGCCATTCGCCCATCCCTGTCAACTTTCTGGCCGTACCTGCAGGATCTGCATTCCACTTTTTTGCGGTATGCCATGCCCAGAAATTGCCGCAAGGGCTGCAAAACCGCTGGCGCGCATTGCTCGATGCCGCCATGCACCACGCCTGCGAATGGGTAGGGTTTGGTGCCAAAACATCGGTGGGGTACGGGGCCATGCAAAAACCCGCCCCCCTGCCACAGCCCGCCCCCGCCAAAGAACCCCGGGCTGCAACGACATCCACGGAACAGCCGATTGCCCCTGTGGAAGAAGGCATCATTTGGCAGGAGGCTACCTTGACGTACAGCCGCAATACCAGCGAAATCACTGCGGGGAATCCACCCAAAAAAACGAAGCCATTGAAGGGCGACTTGGCCAAGGCATTCCTCAATGCCTTACCCGAAAAACAGCGTACTCGCCTAACCAAGGATGGCGCATTCAGAAACGTGCCCGTTGTGGTCAAGCAAGATGGCAATACTTGGGAACTATTGCGGCCTGCCACAACGGGGTGACATCAGTCCCCACCCACCGTTGATCGCCATTCCTCCCCCCAGCGGGCTACCGCATACATCCATTTTTGGGGGGAACCCATGGCAACGCTATGTACGCACGAACGGCGCACAATATCGCGCATGATTTTCTGGGAGATGCACCATGACTGCCACCGTCAAAGACACCCGTTTGCATATACGCTGCAACCAACAGGTGCGCCACCTGCTCGACAAAGCCGCTGCCCATTCCCACATGAGCGTTTCCGAATTCGTGTTACAGAATGCCGTCCACCACGCGCAAGCGGTGTTGGCAGCCCACGAAACCATCACCCTTTCGCAAGAGGACTTCGCCCTCTTTTTGAAGGCGCTGGATACACCGGTCACGCCCAATGCCGCGCTGCAACGCGCTTTTGCCTGCCACGACGAGCAAGTGCGCTGAATGTCCGGCTATTCCATTCGCCCCCTCGACAGCGAAGCGGATACGGCGCGCTTTGACTGTGGTGATGCAGCGCTGAACGACTATCTGCGCCGCTATGCCACCCAGGATGTCCGCCGCAACGTCACCCGCGCCTTCATTGCAAGTCCTCTCGAATCCTCCACGCGGATTGCCGGATTCTTCACTTTGAGCGCCGCCAGCATCCAGGCCGAGACGCTGCCTGAAAACTTGCGCAAGAAGCTGCCGCGCTACCCGGTGCCGGTGGCTCTGTTGGGCCGATTGGCTGTAGACCGCGAATTTCAGGGTAAGGGCCTTGGGTCGATTCTGCTGGCTGATGTCTGTCGGAAAGTCCATGCCGCCAGTCGCACCCTGGCCGTAGCCGGTATCGTGGTCGACGCAAAGTCGCCATCGGCATCCACCTTTTACCAACATTTCGGCTTTCTCGAACTACCCGGGCAGACATCTCGGCTGATCCTGCCCAGCAGTGGTTTTGCTGATCGAGGGTGATTCGCCCGAGCACTGCGCAACCCGGCAATCCAGCGCTCCCGTTCCGAGAGGGCAGACTTGGAGGGGGGTACACCCCCGCAAGCTTGCCATTCCGCCCCCTCGCCAAAAAGGGCCAAACAATGCCTGCATGGCACAACGGCTGTTTCATCTGGCGTGTTACGACGTAGCCAAGCCCCGTCGGCTCAAGGCTGCGCTCAAGCTCACGCGGGCGTATGCCACGGGCGGGCAAAAGTCTGTCCATGAAATTTTTCTGACGGCAGAGGAACGCGCCGCATTGCTGGCGGACATGGCCCTGCTGCTGGACCCGGAAGAGGATCGTTTTCTGCTGCTGCGGCTGGACCCGCGCAGCCACGTCTACACCTTGGGCAAGGCCATGCAGCCTGCCGATCCCGATTACTTTTACGTTGGCTGACCCCGAACGCGGCAAGGCAACCACTACAGCGACGACATCCACCACCCCAACGACAGAGGCAACACCATGGCACTGCTGGTACTGGATCGCACCGAACTCGATATCCGCGTGGATGGCGACGCGCTGGCGCTGTACGAATCCGGCACGCGCCGGGGAACGGTGCCGATCAAGCTGATGGACCGCTGCGTGATCCATGGCGCACGCACCAAGCTCGATACCGGCGTGCTGCAACGGCTGGCCGAAGCAGGCGTAACGACCGTGCTGATCAGCCCCCGCGCCCAACGCAGGGCGGCCATCGTTCTGGGCAACCAGCACAACGACGCAGCCGTGCGCATCGCCCAAGCGTTGCGGGTAATGAACCAGCAGGAATGCTGGCAATGGTCGGCTGGCATCGTGCGGGCCAAGCTGGCGCGGCAACGCAAAACGCTATCGCTGATGCAGCAAGAACGCCCCGATGCGCGCAAACCGTTGTTCGATGCGATCCAGACCATCGACAGCATTCAGGCGCATTTGCGCGAATTCGGCGCGACGACGGGGGCTGTCGCCAGCATCCGTGGATGGGAAGGCGCAGCGGCCCGCGCCTACTTTGCCGCGCTGGGCAGCGTATTCCCGCCCGCATTGGGTTTTGCCGGACGGAACCGCCGCCCGCCCAAAGACCCCGTGAACGTATGCCTATCGCTGAGCTACACGATGCTGCACGCGCAAGCCATCCAGCAATGCACGATTACCGGGCTGGACCCGATGCTCGGCTTCTACCACCGCCCCGCCTTTGGCCGGGAAAGCCTGGCCAGCGACTTGATCGAACCCCTGCGCCCCGCAGTGGATGCCTGGGTATGGGAACTGCTGCGCAAAAGAGTGCTGCGAGAAGACCACTTCAGCACCAACGAAACCGGCTGCATGATGGGCAAAGCAGGCAGGCAAATCTATTACACGGAATGGGAGGAAAACCAAAAACCCTGGCAACGGTGGCTGCGTGCGCAATGCCAGAACTTGGCTAAAACCTTGCGCAACAAGGGATCGCTATGCTTGGCGGAATAGATTACAAGAATATAGTAATTCATCGATAACAATTCTAATATCTCTAATATCTACCAGGTCATAGGAGTAAAACCATGGGCACCAAGCTAAAAAATAAATACATTATAGCCTATGACATTTGTGACCCGAAAAGATATAACAAAATTCATAAAATTATCAAAAAATATGGACTTCCGCTACAGTATTCCGTTTATTTGCTAGATGTAACAAGATTAGAAATAGAAAAATTAGTTACAGAGTTACGCTCCCTGATAGACCCTGAGAAAGACGATATTCGCGGCTACTATATACCGCAGAATACGTGGAAAGTCAGCATGGGAACAAGTATCGTGCCGAATGACGTTCTGCCTGGCTTATGGAAAGACCAGACCACAGCAGAACAAGATGACCAGTATGCTTTATTCACGTAACAGAAAAAAGTTAGTTTTTAGTTGAATTTTTTAATATAAATCGCAAAATAATAAATTTAGTTAGCATAGAGACCATACTGCCTCACAAAAATCTAGCTGCACAGATAGTACAAATATAAAAATGTCATCAGGCGATAAATAGGCGATAAATAGGCGATAAATAGGCGATAAATAGCTTGATATCTATTACCCATAAAATCATTGAAGATACAATGAATTCCCGAGAAATATTTACATTGCGCAAGCAGGGTCGATCTGCTGAAGCACTGCAAATAGCGCGGGAGGCATATCCCGGCAATGAAAATGATCTATGGTTATTGCGCGCCTATGCATGGTCAATGTATGATCATGTTAAATCTATTATTGACCGTTGTGAAGCAAAAAAAATTTCACCGTATACAATAGGCAGCCGACTTTCGCCACTCATGCGCGAATTTCTGCATATAGCCAATCCATTGCGTAGCGATTCAGTCTTTTCGCACATGAACCGACTGGCACTAAAATCGTCACGGTATTGGCCTGATTTTTTAGGTTATGCCCGCTGGGTCGGAGCTGATAATTTTACAGGGGAAGATAAGAAACCTTTTGTGACCCAAGAAGGCAAGATTGTGGAAAGCTTCTATAAGCGCTACATACGTGCTATTTGTCGCGAAACGGCTGCTAAAGCAACAGATAAACAAACACGTCCACAATGGATAGAATGGGGAAGTCAAATTCTGAAGCGATCATTAAAAATAGAACCTAATGATCTATGGTTCAATTATTACCAAAGCAAGCTACACCTCGCCCAGGGCCAACCAGATTTGGCCTTGCAACGCTTAATCCCGGTTCTGTTACAACATTCCACAGCGGCTTGGCCTTGGGGATTGTTAGGAGATATTTTTGAAACTACGAGACCAGAAGACACTTTGATTTGCTACGCCTATGCAACGCAGTTAGCACGTAAGGAAATTGAAGTAGCAAAAATCCGCATCCAGTTAGCACAACGCCTAGCATTGGTTGAACGCTACAATGAGGCGGCGAACCAAGCATGGTTGGCTATACAATACAGAAAAATAAATGGCTACCGCATTCCCCAGGGTTTACAAAATATTTTGGCCAATAATTGGTACCACGATGCAGTGGCCAACAATACCCTACAACCGTTGCCCCCAATGCATTCAGTTGCTTGCAAAATATTGCAAGAACTCCATCGACAAAGACTTACATATACACGAGGCGTAATCGATCAAAATCATAGCACAAATGCGCTTACTTTTCTGGCTACGGGAACTGAATCTGGGATTGGGTTATGGAACAAAAAGTTCCCAGAAATTGCAAAACTTCCATCTGGAACCGTTATCGAGATTGGACGCAGAGAAACAGATGGCCCCCCACTTGACTGGAAAATCTCTGAACTCCAAGAAATCACTGGGCTTTGTCAAGCATTCTCAGGTACTGTCATACGTCAAGCTGATAAAGATTTTGCATTTGTTCGTTGCGAGTTGGGAGATGTTTTTGTACCGCCTGAACTGGCCAAGAATTTTGATCCGGTGCAACAATATAATGTAAAAGGAAAAGCAATGAGAAAAATTAATAAACAAGGAAAATCATGCTGGAGCGCAATACATTGTATTCTACAAGATTTATACATAAATCAAGCTCTGTAACATAAATAAAAACGATATGCATAATATCTAAAGATATTAGCTATTCCATCCAAAAAAATTTGGAAAGTGAGTGTGGTATGATGCCACCAAGCCAATACAGGAACCATGAAAACCTAAGCTGCAAGCGAGTAGCTGGTTTTTTTCAGTTGGGAATAATCTTCAAGTCGCAACGCAACTTATTGAAAACAAAAGATTTTTTGACGGTTGGAGTCTAAAGACATGCCCTGATCTCAAAGGGATTAAGACCCACTAGTGCGTTCCACCAGTCGAGGCACTCAACGTCTAAAGACATGCCCTGATCTCAAAGGGATTAAGACTTCCACAACTGCCCAAGCATACGGAACATCGTAGTCTAAAGACATGCCCTGATCTCAAAGGGATTAAGACTTGCGCGTTGTTACGTGTAACCAATGCCATGATGGTCTAAAGACATGCCCTGATCTCAAAGGGATTAAGACGTCCCCTCCTTCATCCACGCTACTTACGCGCACAGTCTAAAGACATGCCCTGATCTCAAAGGGATTAAGACACCCACGCCGCAATCTCATCGTCACTTTTGCTCAGTCTAAAGACATGCCCTGATCTCAAAGGGATTAAGACTTATTCAGGATCTGTTGATGCATCGCATTACCGTCTAAAGACATGCCCTGATCTCAAAGGGATTAAGACGACAACGTCATGGCGACGTTTATTGGGGGGTACGTCTAAAGACATGCCCTGATCTCAAAGGGATTAAGACAAACAATACATTACAGGGACTGACGCCTACCTGGGTCTAAAGACATGCCCTGATCTCAAAGGGATTAAGACCCTGATCAGGGAAGGACCGTACTGGTACGCTACGTCTAAAGACATGCCCTGATCTCAAAGGGATTAAGACCTTTGTAGATCAGCGCATTCTTTGCGCCGCTACGGTCTAAAGACATGCCCTGATCTCAAAGGGATTAAGACAATATAAAGTCTACTTGTAATGCTTAAATCTTGTCTAAAGACATGCCCTGATCTCAAAGGGATTAAGACCTTCCACAATTGACCAAGCATCCTAAACATAGTAGGTCTAAAGACATGCCCTGATCTCAAAGGGATTAAGACAGTTTATCTTTACCAAAATGGTTAGCTAAATCAGTCTAAAGACATGCCCTGATCTCAAAGGGATTAAGACTTATTCAGGACGTGTGCATGGAGCGCATTGCGTCTAAAGACATGCCCTGATCTCAAAGGGATTAAGACAGAAACTTAATTACAGGGTATTTAATACTCTTAGTCTAAAGACATGCCCTGATCTCAAAGGGATTAAGACTTTACTCTCCCACCAAGTCTTCTTTCTATATTCGTCTAAAGACATGCCCTGATCTCAAAGGGATTAAGACCCACCGGATAGATTAGAGCCTATTTCAGTAGGCAATATGCCCTTAAAGTGATTAGGGCGCAAGTGAGGTGCAACATGGCGATATACGTTTCAGGAAGTTTTTCCCAACGCACCAGAATTCGGCGAAAGCGATTCATCCAGCTATGTGTACGTTCTACTACCCAGCGCCGTGCCTTGAAACCAGCTTCTTGCTTTATAGATTTAGCTTCTTCGCCTCTGGAACGAATGTGAGCCGTAAAGCCAAATTCTTTGACGATCTCTCTTACTTCATCAAAATCGTATCCTTTGTCCAAGCAGATGCCTTGTGGTTTTGTATCCGTCGGGTCTGGTCGTTTTGCTTTGATGTCTTCCAGCGTACTCCTGACCAACTTCATGTCGTGCCGATTCGCACCGTCGATGGCGACGGCAAGCGGTATGCCTGCACCATCAGTAAGCACACTGCGCTTGACACCTTGCTTGCCTCGATCTGTTGGGTTGGCCCCAGTTGTTTGCTGACCTGCTAGGGGCGCTTTGGTTAACGCTCCATCCATGGATGTCCATGCCCAATCGATGCCTTGGGATTTGTCGTATTCGACCAATTGTTGTATCCAAAGGGCTGAAAATACACCTGCTTTCGTCCATTCGCGAAAGCGTCGATAGGCAGAACTGCACGAGCAAATTCCCGTCATGTTTAAGGCGTTCCACTGGCAGCCAGTTCGCAATACGAAAAGAATTGCGTTCATTGCGCTGCGATCAGATACACGCGGATTATGGCAACCAAGGGGATGTTTTTTGGGTTCAGGGAGCGATGATTTTATTATTCCCCAGAGTGCATCATGCAATCTCCACCCATCATCATGAAATATCAGGCCCATAATTTTCCTCATCTGGGTTATTGCGACTGTGATGATTAATATTATATATCATTAGCCTACTGAAATAGGCTCTAATCCGGCATATCCTCTTCTGTCTAAAGACATGCCCTGATCTCAAAGGGATTAAGACAGAGACCAACTCTTCTGTCTTATTCATAAAAAAGTCTAAAGACATGCCCTGATCTCAAAGGGATTAAGACGGTAGCTTCAGCAGCTACCACACCCGCTCCCGCAGTCTAAAGACATGCCCTGATCTCAAAGGGATTAAGACCCCCTTTTCAGGAAGTGTATCGAAATCTGGTTCAGTCTAAAGACATGCCCTGATCTCAAAGGGATTAAGACATCTAAACCAGTAAGATAACCAGTAGGAATACCGTCTAAAGACATGCCCTGATCTCAAAGGGATTAAGACATACTCTACCCACTTAGCGGTGTCTCCGCCAGCGTCTAAAGACATGCCCTGATCTCAAAGGGATTAAGACCCATCTGCCCGTTCAAATTGGGCCTGAGATTGAGGTCTAAAGACATGCCCTGATCTCAAAGGGATTAAGACTCTTCCAATGCATAGAAAAATGAGGCCATTACGTCTAAAGACATGCCCTGATCTCAAAGGGATTAAGACATTTTTGGCTTACCTAGCCTTCGCCACTCTTTGTCTAAAGACATGCCCTGATCTCAAAGGGATTAAGACGTAGCGATATTTCGTTATTGAGCTTTGGCTGGGTCTAAAGACATGCCCTGATCTCAAAGGGATTAAGACTCCTCTTTAACTTGAGTAGGATAATCAGAGCGTCTAAAGACATGCCCTGATCTCAAAGGGATTAAGACTTCCAAAGATCTCTCATGAGATCCTCCTTCGGAGTCTAAAGACATGCCCTGATCTCAAAGGGATTAAGACCATGCCAAAGGCACAGTCCGCCGACGAGCTTGAGTCTAAAGACATGCCCTGATCTCAAAGGGATTAAGACACTACTAGACCGACATCCTCCAGCGCGTAGAAGGTCTAAAGACATGCCCTGATCTCAAAGGGATTAAGAATTTCTGAATAAGCATATATATGCTTACCATCAATCTTAATAAATACCCTTATTACCGTGCTTCCTACCGCCCGGTAGCAACGGTCACGTTCACCGGAATCAGCATGCAGCGGTGTCACATACGACACAAAATCCGCCACACCAGCAAGCTTGCCATTCCCCCCATCCCGCAAAACCGCACCGACACTGCTCCCCATGAACTCCTACGACCCCCACCAACCCGCCGGCTATCCGCGCCGTGTTTTGATCGCCGTCAGCGGCTTGTCCCCGCAGATCGTCACCGAGACGATTTACGCCCTGGCCGCCGACCAGGACGAGGCTTTCGTTCCTACTGAAGTCCATCTGCTGACCACCGCCACCGGCGCGCAGCGTGCAGAGCTTTCGCTGCTCAGTGAAGACCTGGGCTGGTTCCACAAGTTGCAGGCCGACTTCCATCTGCCCGGTATCGCTTTCGACCGCAGCCATATCCATGTGATGCGCGATGCCCAGGGCAAGCCATTGGGCGATATCCGCACTCCGGCGGACAACCAGGCCGCTGCCGACTTCATCACCGCGCAGGTTCGCGCTTTCACTGCCGACGACGCTTGCGCTCTGCACGCTTCCATCGCAGGCGGGCGCAAGACGATGGGGTTTTATCTGGGCTACGCCTTGTCGCTCTATGGCCGTGCGCAGGAT contains:
- the cas2 gene encoding CRISPR-associated endonuclease Cas2, which translates into the protein MGTKLKNKYIIAYDICDPKRYNKIHKIIKKYGLPLQYSVYLLDVTRLEIEKLVTELRSLIDPEKDDIRGYYIPQNTWKVSMGTSIVPNDVLPGLWKDQTTAEQDDQYALFT
- a CDS encoding IS5 family transposase — its product is MGLIFHDDGWRLHDALWGIIKSSLPEPKKHPLGCHNPRVSDRSAMNAILFVLRTGCQWNALNMTGICSCSSAYRRFREWTKAGVFSALWIQQLVEYDKSQGIDWAWTSMDGALTKAPLAGQQTTGANPTDRGKQGVKRSVLTDGAGIPLAVAIDGANRHDMKLVRSTLEDIKAKRPDPTDTKPQGICLDKGYDFDEVREIVKEFGFTAHIRSRGEEAKSIKQEAGFKARRWVVERTHSWMNRFRRILVRWEKLPETYIAMLHLTCALITLRAYCLLK
- a CDS encoding DUF7017 domain-containing protein, which codes for MISITHKIIEDTMNSREIFTLRKQGRSAEALQIAREAYPGNENDLWLLRAYAWSMYDHVKSIIDRCEAKKISPYTIGSRLSPLMREFLHIANPLRSDSVFSHMNRLALKSSRYWPDFLGYARWVGADNFTGEDKKPFVTQEGKIVESFYKRYIRAICRETAAKATDKQTRPQWIEWGSQILKRSLKIEPNDLWFNYYQSKLHLAQGQPDLALQRLIPVLLQHSTAAWPWGLLGDIFETTRPEDTLICYAYATQLARKEIEVAKIRIQLAQRLALVERYNEAANQAWLAIQYRKINGYRIPQGLQNILANNWYHDAVANNTLQPLPPMHSVACKILQELHRQRLTYTRGVIDQNHSTNALTFLATGTESGIGLWNKKFPEIAKLPSGTVIEIGRRETDGPPLDWKISELQEITGLCQAFSGTVIRQADKDFAFVRCELGDVFVPPELAKNFDPVQQYNVKGKAMRKINKQGKSCWSAIHCILQDLYINQAL